The Pangasianodon hypophthalmus isolate fPanHyp1 chromosome 5, fPanHyp1.pri, whole genome shotgun sequence genome includes a window with the following:
- the LOC128318441 gene encoding snaclec agglucetin subunit beta-1-like — protein sequence MSWSDAQSYCRKNFKDLATITTDEENQRIINNAGVNFQGWIGLKRSASGSGMWQWSDGEPSYFFQWKQVTSYNFPDADCVKFEASGWSSNYCSLNYPFICYRNLILVKKTKTWEDALQYCRMNYTDLAYASSPKQPYLVEKETAQTQTVSVWMGLRFLDGKWFWVSMELLEIPDSLPSCPIQNYRCGARNTKTHVWENRDCNEELNFLCY from the coding sequence ATGAGCTGGTCGGATGCTCAGAGCTACTGCAGAAAAAACTTCAAGGATCTGGCAACAATCACTACCGATGAGGAAAACCAGAGAATTATAAACAATGCAGGAGTCAATTTTCAAGGCTGGATTGGGCTGAAGAGAAGTGCATCTGGCTCAGGCATGTGGCAATGGTCTGACGGAGAACCATCCTATTTCTTTCAGTGGAAACAGGTCACATCCTATAATTTTCCCGACGCAGATTGTGTTAAATTTGAAGCATCTGGCTGGAGTAGTAATTACTGTTCCTTAAATTACCCTTTCATATGTTATAGAAACTTGATCTTAGTAAAGAAAACTAAGACGTGGGAGGATGCTCTACAGTATTGCAGGATGAACTACACTGACCTGGCATATGCAAGCTCTCCAAAACAACCATACCTGGTCGAGAAGGAGACAGCTCAAACACAAACTGTCAGTGTATGGATGGGCCTGCGCTTCCTGGATGGAAAGTGGTTCTGGGTGAGCATGGAGCTTCTGGAGATCCCGGATTCACTGCCCTCATGTCCAATACAAAACTACCGCTGTGGAGCTCGCAACACCAAGACACATGTCTGGGAGAACAGAGACTGCAATGAGGAGCTTAATTTCCTCTGCTACTAG